GCTCGGCCTGGGCGCAGTACACGGGCCGGTCGTCGCCCGGGCCGACGACGAGCGCCGGGTCGGGGTCGATGCGCCAGCACGCGGTGTCGACACCGACGCCGGTGGCCGCGAGGGAGGCGACGCCGCGCGCCCCGAGCTCGGTGCCGAGCTGCCGGCGCACCGGGTGGCCGATGATGTCGGCGAACATCTGCGCCCACACCGGGTTCTTGGCGCCGCCCCCTGCGAGCGTCCACGGCTCGGTGGAGACGGTGGCGCCGCTCACGCGCACCTTGTCGAGCTGCACGCGGTGGTACTGGGTGATCCCCTCGGCGACGGCGCGCGCGATCTCGCGGTAGCCGTGCTTGTCCTTGACGCCGAGGAGGGTTCCGGAGGCGCCGAGGTGCTCGGGCGCGCCGTGCACGAACGGCAGGAAGAGCAGCCCGTCCGCGCCGGCGGGCACGGTGGAGGCGGCGTGCAGGAGGTCTCGCGGGCTCACCGCGTCGACGGCGACCGTCGACATCAGGGTGGAGAACCACTCGACGCTCGCGGCCGAGGTGGGCGCGACCTCCTGAGCCAGCATGTAGCGCGGGTCGGGCAGGAGGGCGTTGAGCGTCACGCGCGGCGGCTCGCTGTCGGCGGGCACGACGACCGAGTTGATCGCCCAGGTGCCGACGATGACGGTCACGTCGCCGGGCGCGGTCGCTCCGGCGCCGATCGGGCTAGCGATGCAGTCCATGCAGCCGGCGACGACGGGCGTGCCCTCCGGCAGCCCGGTCAGCGCGGCGGCCGCCGCGGTCACGCTGCCGACGACCTCGTCGGAGCGGGAGAGGGGAGGCTGCAACCGCATCAGGTCGCGCGGCAGGCCGAGCAGGTCGAAGACCGCCGGCTCGTAGGTGCGCTCGGCGAGGTTCACCAGGCCACAGGCGGAGGCGTCCGAGAAGTCGGCGCTCGGGCGGCCGGTCAGGCACGCGGTGATCCAGTCCTTGCAGCTGAGCGCCCAGCGCGAGCGCTCCAGCGTCTCCGGCTCCTCGTCGAGCAGCCAGCGCAGCAGCACGCCCGGCTGGCCCGCCCACGGCACCGAGCCCGTCACCAGCCGCACGCGCTCGACCTCGTCGGGGTCGAGCGCGGCGACGATGCGCTCGCTGCGGCTGTCGGTGGAGGCGAAGGCCGTGCGCACCGGGCGCAGCTCGTCGTCCACCAGGTAGAGGCCGTTGCCGTGACCGGTGGCGCCGATGCCGCGCACGGTCCAGCCCTCGGCCGCGAGCCACGCGGTGAGATCGGCGAGCACGCCCGCCACGACCTCCCACAGCGCGGCCATGTCGATCTCCTGCCGGTCGGCGGCGACCGCGACGCGCGGGTTCGCCGCCGAGACCGTGCGCAGCTCGGCGCCGGTCTCGTCGAAGGCGGCGGCCTTGGCGGCGGTGAGGCCGACGTCGATCCCGATCAGGCAGTGCTTCATTCCGTGCTTCCTCGCATGGTCCCGGCCTCGCGCTCGCCGTCGAGAGCGCGCGGCTTGAAGCGTCGCATCGCCGCGCGGTAGCGGTCAAGTTCGCTGTCGGCGCGGTCTTCGCTCCACCCCGCGTGCTCCACCAGGACGGCGGCGATTGCGGGTGCGGCGGCCAGGCCGACGTTGCTGTTGAGGGCGACGGCCATGCGGCGCAGCACGACGTCCTCGAGGGTGAGGGCACCCTCCTCCTGCACCGCGTAGACGGCCTCGGCGGCGATGGCGCCGGTCTCGGGGTCGACCACCGCGGCGAGCGCGGGGATGGAGGCGGCGAGGCGCTCGATCGCGGCGGCGGCGACGCCGTAGGTGTCGACCAGGCGCGCGGCCGAGCGCGGCGGCAGGGTGCTCCGCTCGATGACGCGGGCGCGGTACTCCGCCCAGTCGCCATCGGGGGCTCCGGGGAGGCGCGCTGCTCGCGTCGGCGAGGGGCCGGGGCGGCGGCCGAGCTCGCGCTCCAGCCGCTTCACGACCAGCTCACCGAGGGCGCGGTGCGTCGTCCACTTGCCGCCGATGATCGTGACGAGACCGACCTCCTGCCCGTCGTGCACGACGATCTCGTGGTCGCGGCTGACCTTCGACGGGTCGTCGAGCTCGCCCACGTAGGGCAACGGGCGCACGCCCGAGTACGACCAGAGCACGTCGCCGGGGGTGAGGCCGGCCTGCGGGATCAGCTGGTTGACCGCGTTGAGGAGGTACGCCGTCTCGTCCTCGTCGATGACGATCTCGTCGATCGACCCGTCGTAGGGCAGGTCGGTCGTGCCGATCATGTACTTGCCCTCCCACGGCAGCACGAACATCGGCCGGGTGTCGTCGGGCGACTCGAAGAAGATGCAGGTGTCGGGTGCGCCGGGGAAGGCGTCGACCACCAGGTGGCTGCCCTTCGTCGGACCCATACGCCGGTCGTGCGCCCCGGCGAGGTCGAGCACGCGGTCGACCCACGGACCGGCGGCGTTGACGACGAGCCGCGCCGGCACGGTCTTCGTCTCGCCGGTGACCCGGTCGCGGTAGCGCAGACCGGTGATGCGGTCGCTCGCGCGGACCAGCGACTCCACCGGCGAGTGGGTGGAGACGATGGCGCCGTG
The sequence above is a segment of the Leifsonia williamsii genome. Coding sequences within it:
- a CDS encoding FGGY-family carbohydrate kinase — encoded protein: MKHCLIGIDVGLTAAKAAAFDETGAELRTVSAANPRVAVAADRQEIDMAALWEVVAGVLADLTAWLAAEGWTVRGIGATGHGNGLYLVDDELRPVRTAFASTDSRSERIVAALDPDEVERVRLVTGSVPWAGQPGVLLRWLLDEEPETLERSRWALSCKDWITACLTGRPSADFSDASACGLVNLAERTYEPAVFDLLGLPRDLMRLQPPLSRSDEVVGSVTAAAAALTGLPEGTPVVAGCMDCIASPIGAGATAPGDVTVIVGTWAINSVVVPADSEPPRVTLNALLPDPRYMLAQEVAPTSAASVEWFSTLMSTVAVDAVSPRDLLHAASTVPAGADGLLFLPFVHGAPEHLGASGTLLGVKDKHGYREIARAVAEGITQYHRVQLDKVRVSGATVSTEPWTLAGGGAKNPVWAQMFADIIGHPVRRQLGTELGARGVASLAATGVGVDTACWRIDPDPALVVGPGDDRPVYCAQAERFDRTLAAMRDVWTELAR
- a CDS encoding glycerol-3-phosphate dehydrogenase/oxidase translates to MPALTTYTPEIPAVDVAIIGAGINGLAVAREAAARGLSVALFDQDDLAARTSAISTRLVHGGLKYLERFELNLVYESIRERNILLAKAPHLVHPYPMLIPFSKAQSRPGWLLACGLMLHDVLSIGKPLPFNRVVFRKRLKRDWPALADAGLRWGGLFHDANVPVTERLAVELAVDAQRHGAIVSTHSPVESLVRASDRITGLRYRDRVTGETKTVPARLVVNAAGPWVDRVLDLAGAHDRRMGPTKGSHLVVDAFPGAPDTCIFFESPDDTRPMFVLPWEGKYMIGTTDLPYDGSIDEIVIDEDETAYLLNAVNQLIPQAGLTPGDVLWSYSGVRPLPYVGELDDPSKVSRDHEIVVHDGQEVGLVTIIGGKWTTHRALGELVVKRLERELGRRPGPSPTRAARLPGAPDGDWAEYRARVIERSTLPPRSAARLVDTYGVAAAAIERLAASIPALAAVVDPETGAIAAEAVYAVQEEGALTLEDVVLRRMAVALNSNVGLAAAPAIAAVLVEHAGWSEDRADSELDRYRAAMRRFKPRALDGEREAGTMRGSTE